CACCGGCGCAAGCCAGTTCGAACAACCGACGGGCGCGATCTGCGCGGCGGCCGTCGTCGTCACCATCCCCGTAGTCATCCTGGTGCTGGTCTTCCAGCGTCGCATCGTGACCGGACTCACCTCCGGTGCGGTCAAGGGCTAACCCGACCATCCCGACTCTTAGGAGCGCCCATGGCACACATCGAACTCAAACACCTGGTCAAGAAGTACGGCGATGGGTTCCCTGCGGTCAACGACGTCTCGTTGGACATCGCGGACGGTGAGTTCGTCATCCTGGTCGGCCCGTCCGGGTGCGGGAAGTCCACTCTGCTGCGGATGGTGGTGGGCCTGGAGGACATCACCTCCGGCGAACTGGACATCAACGAGAAGCGGGTCAACGACCTGGCGCCGCGGGATCGCAACCTGGCGATGGTCTTCCAGAACTACGCGCTCTATCCGCACCTGACCGTGCGCGAGAACATTGCGTTCCCACTGCGCCTGGCCAAGGGCAAGCACTCCGAGGCGGAGATCCAGGCCAAGGTCGACCGGGCCGCGGAGATGCTGGAACTGACCGAGCACCTCGAGCGCAAACCAGCCAACCTGTCCGGTGGGCAGCGGCAGCGGGTCGCGATGGGCCGGGCCATCGTCCGGGAGGCCGACGCCTTCCTCTTCGACGAGCCGCTGTCGAACCTCGACGCCAAACTGCGTGGCCAGATGCGCACCGAGATCGCTCGCATGCAGCGCCGGCTCGGGATCACCACGATCTACGTCACGCACGACCAGGTCGAAGCCATGACTCTGGGGGACCGGGTCGCCGTGCTCTCCAAAGGCATTCTGCAGCAGGTGGCTTCGCCGCGGGAGCTCTACGAACAGCCGGTCAACCTCTTCGTCGCCGGCTTCATCGGATCACCGCCGATGAACTTCCTGCCTGCCCAGGTCGACGGCAACACCTTGAAGCTGCCGTTCGTCGACGTGCCCATCCCCGACGATCTCGCCGAGAAGGTCGCGAACCACGACGTCGTGATCGTGGGTCTGCGCCCGGAGGAGATCAAGCACGAGGAGGTGAACCCCGTCGACGGTGGAGCGTCGTTCAATGCCGTCGTCGACGTCACCGAGTGGCTGGGCAACGAGCAGTACGCCTACGTGCCGTTCGACGCCGACCCGAAGGTCGGGCAGGCGCTCGCGGATCTCGACCGCGATCTGGACGGGGAGAGCCTGCGCACGCAGCTGGTGGTCAACCTCGACTCACGGTCCCGGATCCTCGAGGGCGATGAGGTGACCTTCGTTTTCAGCCCGGGGAGCATGCACGTCTTCGACCCCGAAACCGGCGAGAACCTGACCCGCGATGACGAGAAGGCGGCGCAGATCGCCAAGGAGTCCGAGGAGGCCCGTAAGGCGGCGTTGGCCCGGGCGAAAGCGCGGGAGCAGAAAGTCGCCTCCTAAGCTGTCCACGTGGATCTTCCCGTTGTCCTGATCACCGGCGGTACCCGTGGCATCGGCGCTGCCGTCGCAGCCGCACTGGCGCCCGATCACCACCTGCTGATCGGTGGTCGCTCAGCGGACTCGGTCGCTGCGGCGGTTGCGGCGTATCCGTCAGCGTCCGGTTTTGTCGCGGATCTGGCGGCTCCGGAGCAGGTCGCGTCAGCGGTCGCCGGCATCGACCGGCTGGACGCCGTGGTGCACTCGGCCGGCATCCTGGGCTCGGGCAGTGTCGAAGACCTGTCTCGCGGTGAGTGGCGAAAGACGTTGGAACTCAACGTCGTTGCCGTGGCCGACCTGACTCGCGAGCTGCTGCCACTGCTGCGTGCTGCACGGGGGACCGTGGTGACGATCAACTCCGGCAGCGGCCTGCGCTCCAACGCGGGCGGCGGGCTCTACTCCGCCTCGAAGTTCGCCCTGCGAGCGTTCACGGACGCGCTGCGCGAGGAGGAGCGGCCACACGGCGTACGAGTATCCGGTATCCATCCCGGCCGGGTCGCCACC
The window above is part of the Branchiibius hedensis genome. Proteins encoded here:
- a CDS encoding SDR family oxidoreductase, which translates into the protein MDLPVVLITGGTRGIGAAVAAALAPDHHLLIGGRSADSVAAAVAAYPSASGFVADLAAPEQVASAVAGIDRLDAVVHSAGILGSGSVEDLSRGEWRKTLELNVVAVADLTRELLPLLRAARGTVVTINSGSGLRSNAGGGLYSASKFALRAFTDALREEERPHGVRVSGIHPGRVATDMQRELKQIEGEEYDESLYLRPESVAAAVRLALTIGRDACIEELSIRPGPR
- a CDS encoding ABC transporter ATP-binding protein produces the protein MAHIELKHLVKKYGDGFPAVNDVSLDIADGEFVILVGPSGCGKSTLLRMVVGLEDITSGELDINEKRVNDLAPRDRNLAMVFQNYALYPHLTVRENIAFPLRLAKGKHSEAEIQAKVDRAAEMLELTEHLERKPANLSGGQRQRVAMGRAIVREADAFLFDEPLSNLDAKLRGQMRTEIARMQRRLGITTIYVTHDQVEAMTLGDRVAVLSKGILQQVASPRELYEQPVNLFVAGFIGSPPMNFLPAQVDGNTLKLPFVDVPIPDDLAEKVANHDVVIVGLRPEEIKHEEVNPVDGGASFNAVVDVTEWLGNEQYAYVPFDADPKVGQALADLDRDLDGESLRTQLVVNLDSRSRILEGDEVTFVFSPGSMHVFDPETGENLTRDDEKAAQIAKESEEARKAALARAKAREQKVAS